The proteins below are encoded in one region of Bremerella sp. P1:
- the metK gene encoding methionine adenosyltransferase: MGHPDKMADQISDGILDALLAQDPHSRVACETMVTTGVAIVAGEITTKATIDYQDVIRQVIRDIGYTNDDMGFNADTCAVMVTLDRQSPDIAQGVNDDSAKGKEIGAGDQGLMFGYACNHTPELMPLPVALSHRILNRLTEARQNGEVNWLRPDSKSQVTVEFDGDRPVGIHTVVVSTQHADGVDNETIRKFVIDEVIKPVLPEEFVDDDIIFHINPTGKFVVGGPMGDCGLTGRKIIVDTYGGWGRHGGGAFSGKDSTKVDRSAAYMGRYVAKNIVAAGLADRCEVQLAYAIGVTDPVSVHIDTFGTGKVDDEKIAEIVKEIFPLSPGGIIDYLDLRRPIFRATAAGGHFGRDEFPWEATDKAEELAKLAGVTVSA; this comes from the coding sequence ATGGGTCACCCCGACAAGATGGCCGACCAAATTTCGGACGGCATCTTGGACGCATTGCTCGCTCAAGACCCTCACAGCCGCGTTGCCTGCGAAACGATGGTTACCACCGGCGTTGCCATCGTCGCTGGTGAGATCACCACGAAGGCAACGATCGACTACCAAGACGTGATTCGCCAGGTGATTCGCGACATCGGTTACACCAATGACGACATGGGCTTCAACGCCGACACGTGTGCCGTCATGGTGACTTTGGACCGTCAAAGCCCAGATATCGCTCAAGGCGTCAACGACGACTCGGCCAAGGGCAAGGAAATCGGTGCCGGTGACCAGGGTCTGATGTTTGGCTACGCATGTAACCACACCCCGGAACTGATGCCGCTGCCAGTTGCTCTGTCGCACCGCATCCTCAACCGATTGACCGAAGCTCGCCAGAACGGTGAAGTCAATTGGCTGCGTCCCGACAGCAAGAGCCAGGTGACCGTTGAATTCGATGGCGATCGTCCTGTGGGTATTCACACGGTCGTTGTTTCGACCCAGCACGCTGACGGGGTCGACAACGAAACGATCCGCAAGTTTGTCATCGACGAAGTGATCAAGCCGGTTCTGCCGGAAGAGTTCGTCGACGACGACATCATCTTCCACATCAACCCAACCGGCAAGTTTGTCGTCGGTGGACCGATGGGTGACTGCGGCCTGACCGGTCGTAAGATCATCGTCGACACCTACGGTGGCTGGGGTCGTCATGGTGGTGGTGCATTCAGCGGCAAGGACTCGACCAAGGTCGACCGTAGTGCTGCTTACATGGGCCGCTACGTTGCCAAGAACATTGTCGCCGCCGGCCTGGCCGATCGCTGCGAAGTTCAGTTGGCTTACGCTATCGGCGTGACCGATCCTGTTTCGGTTCATATCGACACGTTCGGCACCGGCAAAGTCGACGATGAAAAGATCGCCGAGATCGTTAAAGAAATCTTCCCGCTGAGCCCTGGCGGAATCATCGATTACTTGGACCTGCGTCGTCCGATCTTCCGCGCAACCGCGGCAGGTGGTCACTTCGGTCGCGATGAATTCCCATGGGAAGCCACCGACAAAGCGGAAGAACTGGCTAAGCTGGCCGGCGTGACCGTTTCGGCGTAA
- a CDS encoding preprotein translocase subunit SecA, with amino-acid sequence MEKLEQIWEKISLFFGGLLSGFERLITSMFGSSNARYIKKLQGTVDAINELESKYEALSDDELRDQTRLFKQRLASGETLDDILVEAFAVGREAGKRFLGMRHYDVQLIGGIVLHRGNVAEMVTGEGKTLVATLPAYLNALEGKGVYVITVNDYLARRDMEWMAPLYRGLGLTVNAIQNDMSVRDRQQAYSCDITYGTNNEFGFDYLRDNMRPAARGDGRFPKEYQQSQGRLHYAIIDEVDNILIDEARTPLIISGPANMSKEKYGDADKIARTLKKDEHFVVNEKDRTTNLTEEGVRAAERLAGVESFYTSGNMEWPHLIDNALRAHYLYQLDVDYVVEDGKIVIIDVHTGRKMEGRQWSDGMHQAVEAKEGVKIKEETQTLATVTLQNFFKLFDKLSGMTGTAMTEAGELWKIYQLDVIAIPTNREMQRITYTDVIFMTENEKYEAVADEIERTIKWDVVTFKNGDEMWGDILKENEDSIEIHPKGQKQPTKIERGKIKAIQYKGRPVLVGTVSIEKSERLSRLLDKRGIKHDLLNAKQHKREADIVAQAGRIGAVTIATNMAGRGTDIIMGGNPETMAWAQLQHKYPTRLEVPQDEWDQLVNEIEQREQMKAMGKKVKDLGGLHVIGTERHESRRIDLQLRGRCGRQGDPGSSRFFLSLEDDLMRIYFGDWARNFIQRMPAAMRPQPGDAIESKMIMRRIEGAQKKREEQNFEARKNLLEYDEVMDEQRKRVYGFRQQILEGGDSRDLIMDMVREQIEYHVQMFLEKDFGIETFAKWAGSELSCELNTRDLRNLDFPAAETYAKDMAERAAASNIMASIDENLPDSEDESEWNWGAMARFANSMWKLNLNDRDLRKVGRDQVDEFLITKARESIEKVDLSDGEKFLDKDFGLNTLNHWCKYKFGFNIDIEKLQEKPAKAAIDLVHEKAIEVYDQKESEYPVLTGLYRFSDKSGGHARLNREGLLEWAANRFETPLNPEDFKSKQREEIQQMLVPLSEKHKKIALEKMKAVHEKVEQLYEDNQETQTLSVISGGNGQMGSLNAWIQQNIETEIPEAELEQFDKAQLEARLIREVYERYRPEMMRMERSVLLELIDNAWKDHLLAMDHLRSAVSFVGYAQVDSKVEFKREGMRLFDQMWRSVGERVTDLVYKIENLNEEFVSSTWKESEARHDSASSMTDMARQQEEAINNTQGDTEVTAPIRNVGEKIRRNDPCPCGSGKKYKACCMKQEQAN; translated from the coding sequence ATGGAGAAACTGGAACAGATTTGGGAAAAGATCAGCCTCTTTTTCGGCGGTCTTTTGAGCGGTTTTGAACGACTGATCACATCGATGTTCGGTTCGTCTAACGCTCGATATATCAAGAAGTTGCAGGGCACCGTTGATGCGATCAACGAACTGGAATCGAAGTACGAAGCATTGTCCGATGACGAACTTCGTGACCAGACCCGTCTCTTCAAGCAACGACTTGCCTCCGGCGAAACGCTGGATGACATATTGGTCGAGGCCTTCGCTGTCGGCCGCGAAGCAGGCAAACGCTTTCTCGGCATGCGGCATTACGATGTCCAGCTGATCGGTGGTATCGTCCTGCACCGTGGCAACGTGGCCGAAATGGTCACTGGTGAAGGTAAAACGTTGGTGGCCACGCTGCCGGCATACCTCAATGCCCTTGAGGGCAAAGGGGTGTACGTGATCACGGTGAACGATTATCTCGCTCGTCGTGACATGGAGTGGATGGCCCCACTCTACCGTGGACTCGGCCTGACCGTGAACGCGATCCAGAACGACATGTCGGTACGCGATCGTCAACAGGCCTACAGCTGCGACATCACCTACGGTACGAACAACGAGTTCGGCTTCGATTACTTGCGCGACAATATGCGCCCCGCCGCGCGTGGCGATGGTCGCTTCCCGAAGGAATACCAACAATCGCAAGGCCGTTTGCACTACGCGATCATCGACGAAGTCGACAACATTCTGATCGACGAAGCCCGGACCCCGCTGATCATTAGTGGTCCGGCTAACATGAGCAAAGAGAAGTATGGCGATGCTGACAAGATCGCTCGTACGCTCAAGAAAGACGAGCATTTCGTCGTCAACGAAAAAGACCGAACCACCAACCTGACCGAAGAAGGTGTGCGTGCCGCGGAACGCCTGGCTGGCGTCGAAAGCTTCTACACCTCGGGCAACATGGAATGGCCGCACCTGATCGACAACGCGCTGCGTGCCCATTACCTGTACCAGCTCGACGTCGACTACGTGGTGGAAGACGGCAAGATTGTGATCATCGATGTTCACACCGGCCGTAAGATGGAAGGCCGGCAGTGGAGCGACGGTATGCACCAGGCCGTCGAAGCGAAGGAAGGGGTCAAGATCAAAGAAGAGACCCAGACCTTGGCCACAGTCACGCTGCAGAACTTCTTCAAGCTGTTCGATAAGCTGTCGGGGATGACCGGTACGGCCATGACCGAAGCAGGCGAACTTTGGAAGATCTACCAGTTGGACGTCATCGCGATTCCGACCAACCGGGAGATGCAGCGTATCACGTACACCGACGTGATCTTCATGACTGAAAACGAGAAATACGAAGCGGTCGCTGACGAAATCGAACGCACGATCAAATGGGACGTCGTCACCTTCAAGAACGGCGACGAAATGTGGGGCGACATCCTCAAGGAAAACGAAGACTCGATCGAGATTCATCCGAAGGGTCAGAAGCAGCCCACCAAGATCGAACGCGGCAAGATCAAGGCCATTCAATACAAAGGCCGCCCTGTGCTGGTCGGTACGGTCAGTATTGAAAAGAGTGAACGCCTTTCGCGGCTCCTCGACAAACGCGGCATCAAGCACGATTTGCTCAATGCCAAGCAGCACAAACGCGAAGCCGACATCGTCGCGCAGGCAGGTCGTATCGGAGCTGTAACGATCGCCACCAACATGGCCGGTCGTGGTACCGACATTATCATGGGTGGTAACCCAGAAACGATGGCCTGGGCTCAGCTTCAGCATAAATACCCCACACGCCTGGAGGTCCCACAAGACGAATGGGATCAGCTGGTCAACGAGATTGAACAGCGCGAGCAGATGAAGGCGATGGGCAAGAAGGTCAAGGATCTGGGCGGCCTGCACGTGATCGGTACCGAGCGTCACGAATCGCGCCGTATCGACCTTCAGTTGCGTGGTCGTTGTGGTCGTCAAGGCGACCCGGGTAGCTCGCGGTTCTTCCTTTCCTTGGAAGACGACCTGATGCGAATCTACTTCGGCGACTGGGCTCGCAACTTCATTCAACGAATGCCAGCCGCTATGCGGCCGCAGCCAGGCGACGCGATCGAGAGCAAGATGATCATGCGTCGTATCGAAGGTGCCCAGAAAAAACGTGAAGAACAGAACTTCGAGGCTCGTAAGAACCTGCTCGAATACGACGAGGTGATGGACGAGCAGCGTAAGCGAGTCTACGGCTTCCGCCAGCAAATCCTGGAAGGTGGCGACAGCCGTGACCTGATCATGGACATGGTCCGCGAGCAGATCGAATACCACGTGCAGATGTTCCTGGAAAAGGACTTCGGCATCGAAACGTTCGCCAAGTGGGCAGGCAGCGAACTGTCGTGCGAATTGAACACGCGCGACCTTCGCAATCTGGATTTCCCTGCGGCTGAAACGTACGCCAAAGACATGGCCGAACGAGCCGCCGCATCGAACATCATGGCTTCGATCGACGAGAACCTGCCCGATAGCGAAGACGAAAGCGAATGGAACTGGGGCGCGATGGCCCGCTTCGCAAACAGCATGTGGAAGTTGAACCTGAATGATCGCGATCTGCGTAAAGTTGGTCGCGACCAGGTCGACGAGTTCCTGATCACCAAGGCTCGCGAGTCGATCGAAAAGGTTGACCTAAGTGACGGTGAGAAGTTCCTCGACAAAGACTTTGGTCTCAACACGCTGAACCATTGGTGCAAGTACAAGTTCGGCTTCAACATCGACATCGAGAAGCTGCAGGAAAAACCGGCGAAGGCCGCGATCGACCTCGTGCATGAAAAGGCGATCGAAGTCTACGATCAGAAGGAATCGGAATATCCGGTCCTGACTGGCCTGTATCGCTTTAGCGACAAGAGCGGCGGGCACGCTCGCCTGAACCGCGAGGGCCTTCTGGAATGGGCTGCCAACCGCTTTGAAACGCCGCTGAATCCAGAAGACTTCAAGAGCAAGCAGCGGGAAGAGATTCAGCAGATGCTGGTCCCGCTGAGCGAAAAGCATAAGAAGATTGCCCTCGAGAAGATGAAAGCCGTTCACGAAAAGGTCGAGCAGCTTTACGAGGACAACCAGGAAACCCAGACCCTTTCGGTTATCAGCGGCGGCAATGGCCAGATGGGTTCGCTTAATGCCTGGATCCAGCAAAACATCGAAACGGAAATCCCTGAAGCTGAGTTGGAACAGTTCGACAAAGCCCAGTTAGAAGCACGACTGATCCGTGAAGTTTACGAGCGTTACCGCCCGGAAATGATGCGGATGGAACGCAGCGTTCTGCTGGAATTGATCGATAATGCCTGGAAAGATCACCTCCTGGCAATGGACCACCTCCGTAGCGCGGTCAGCTTTGTCGGTTACGCCCAGGTCGACTCCAAAGTCGAATTCAAACGCGAAGGCATGCGACTTTTCGATCAGATGTGGCGCAGCGTCGGCGAACGCGTGACCGATCTGGTTTACAAGATCGAAAACCTGAACGAAGAGTTCGTGAGCTCGACCTGGAAGGAATCAGAAGCTCGCCACGACTCCGCCTCGAGCATGACCGACATGGCTCGTCAGCAGGAAGAGGCGATCAACAACACGCAGGGAGACACTGAGGTCACCGCACCGATTCGTAACGTCGGCGAAAAGATCCGCCGTAACGATCCGTGCCCGTGTGGCAGCGGCAAGAAGTACAAGGCCTGCTGCATGAAGCAGGAACAAGCGAACTAG
- a CDS encoding 3-deoxy-D-manno-octulosonic acid transferase: protein MFTWLLNFVYLALVLAASPFLLWAAVTKGKYREGFAEKFLGRVPRRLETTSQHLWLHAVSVGEVNLLAPLIQELEQTYPGITFHITTTTKAGHELAKTKYAQHTVSYAPLDFSWAVNRAYQRIQPDAVLLAELELWPNLIRFADRHDAKIAVVNGRLSEKSHRGYSRIRFLVAPLLKKLDWIGAQDQTYADRFTDLGANPDQVEVTGSIKFDGITPDRQNAQTQSFRQLAGLAEKDIVWLAGSTQNGEEPVILEAFHAAQQQVPTLKLLLVPRHPHRFDEVAHYLEAQNIAFQRRSQLTAGSPCDSNILLIDSVGELSAWWGTADIAFVGGSLGNRGGQNMIEPSAYGAAVAVGPNTWNFKDVVERLRAAEALTVVRDGESLTTFVVKASLDTTWRQHQGERAKDVVLAQQGATSRTIEGLKPLLDPPKIVKFRTAA, encoded by the coding sequence ATGTTCACTTGGCTACTCAACTTCGTCTATCTGGCCCTGGTCCTTGCTGCCAGTCCGTTCTTGCTGTGGGCCGCCGTGACCAAAGGAAAGTACCGCGAAGGCTTCGCGGAGAAGTTCCTCGGACGTGTACCTCGCCGCCTCGAAACAACATCGCAGCATCTCTGGCTGCACGCGGTTAGCGTAGGCGAGGTCAATCTGCTTGCTCCTCTCATCCAAGAGCTTGAGCAAACCTATCCTGGCATCACCTTTCATATCACGACGACGACGAAGGCTGGTCACGAACTAGCAAAGACTAAGTACGCCCAGCATACGGTCAGCTACGCGCCGCTTGATTTCTCGTGGGCCGTTAACCGTGCCTACCAACGTATCCAACCGGATGCGGTACTCCTGGCAGAACTGGAGTTGTGGCCGAACCTGATTCGATTTGCCGATCGCCACGACGCCAAGATTGCCGTGGTAAATGGCCGTTTGAGCGAGAAGAGTCATCGGGGTTACTCCCGCATTCGTTTTCTCGTAGCCCCTCTGCTGAAGAAACTCGACTGGATCGGCGCCCAAGACCAGACCTACGCAGACCGATTCACCGATCTGGGAGCAAACCCGGACCAAGTTGAAGTGACCGGCTCGATCAAGTTTGACGGGATCACACCTGATCGGCAGAACGCACAAACCCAATCTTTCCGCCAACTAGCAGGCCTGGCCGAAAAGGACATCGTCTGGCTGGCCGGCAGTACGCAAAATGGCGAGGAACCGGTCATCCTGGAAGCTTTCCATGCTGCCCAGCAGCAGGTTCCGACCCTGAAGCTGTTGCTCGTTCCACGGCACCCCCATCGTTTCGACGAAGTCGCGCACTACCTCGAAGCTCAGAACATAGCCTTTCAGCGCCGTAGTCAGCTCACGGCGGGAAGTCCTTGCGATTCCAACATCCTGTTGATTGACAGTGTCGGCGAACTTTCAGCCTGGTGGGGAACCGCAGACATCGCATTCGTGGGAGGTAGTTTGGGTAATCGTGGCGGACAAAACATGATCGAACCGTCTGCATACGGTGCCGCCGTTGCCGTGGGGCCCAACACGTGGAACTTCAAAGACGTGGTCGAACGCCTTCGAGCGGCCGAGGCCCTGACGGTTGTTCGCGACGGGGAAAGCCTCACAACGTTCGTCGTAAAGGCTTCCCTCGACACTACTTGGCGGCAACACCAGGGAGAGCGGGCCAAGGATGTTGTCTTGGCTCAACAGGGTGCCACGTCACGTACGATCGAGGGTCTGAAGCCTCTTTTGGATCCGCCCAAGATCGTCAAATTCCGCACAGCCGCATAA
- a CDS encoding mannose-1-phosphate guanylyltransferase, giving the protein MLHAIIMAGGSGTRFWPASRNQQPKQLLRMTGEASMIQATCNRLGDLVPSEQLYIFTAKHLVDPIAEQLPKVPRNSIVGEPHKRDTAPCIGLAALLVQKNDPDGTMVVMPSDHVISPESVFRESIEAAVALVDAQPERIVTFGIPPTYAAETFGYIERGTPLPSTSIKAYEVVRFREKPKGKVAEEYFDSGNFYWNAGIFIWKAKTVLDALKKNEPEMFAHLEKIADAWGTDQQDAVFDEEFGAIQGKSIDYAVMEHHEEIVVVEAPFNWDDVGNWQSMARLHGQDECGNTHLGEVLAIDSNGCIVRGEEGHLIVTLGTQELIIVHTPDATLVADKSREEDIRKVVKKLEEGGLRHLL; this is encoded by the coding sequence ATGTTACACGCGATCATTATGGCCGGAGGATCCGGCACGCGTTTCTGGCCTGCCAGTCGAAATCAACAGCCGAAGCAATTGCTGCGGATGACCGGCGAAGCTTCCATGATCCAGGCAACCTGCAATCGCTTGGGCGACCTGGTACCGAGCGAGCAGCTTTACATCTTCACGGCGAAGCACTTGGTCGATCCGATCGCCGAGCAACTTCCCAAGGTGCCAAGAAACTCGATCGTGGGCGAACCCCACAAGAGAGACACGGCTCCGTGTATCGGCTTGGCAGCTCTGCTCGTGCAGAAGAACGATCCCGACGGCACGATGGTGGTCATGCCGTCGGATCATGTGATCTCGCCCGAGTCGGTCTTTCGCGAATCGATTGAAGCTGCCGTCGCCCTGGTCGATGCCCAGCCAGAGCGAATCGTGACGTTTGGTATTCCGCCAACCTACGCGGCCGAGACGTTCGGCTACATCGAACGCGGTACCCCGCTCCCATCGACGTCGATCAAAGCCTATGAAGTGGTTCGCTTCCGCGAAAAGCCCAAAGGCAAGGTCGCCGAAGAGTACTTCGATTCTGGTAATTTTTACTGGAACGCCGGGATCTTCATTTGGAAGGCCAAGACCGTTCTCGACGCATTAAAGAAGAACGAGCCAGAGATGTTCGCTCATCTTGAAAAGATCGCGGACGCTTGGGGAACGGATCAGCAAGACGCAGTGTTCGACGAGGAATTCGGCGCCATCCAAGGCAAGTCGATCGACTACGCCGTGATGGAGCACCACGAAGAGATCGTCGTCGTTGAGGCACCCTTCAACTGGGATGATGTCGGCAACTGGCAAAGCATGGCTCGGCTGCATGGGCAGGACGAATGTGGCAACACCCACCTGGGCGAGGTTCTTGCGATCGACTCAAACGGTTGTATCGTTCGCGGAGAAGAGGGGCATTTGATCGTCACTCTGGGCACGCAGGAATTGATTATTGTCCACACGCCAGATGCAACGTTAGTGGCGGATAAGTCGCGGGAAGAAGACATCCGCAAGGTGGTTAAAAAGCTGGAAGAGGGAGGACTGCGGCACCTTCTGTAA
- a CDS encoding GNAT family N-acetyltransferase, with amino-acid sequence MIEYLVEPNLSVDEYREVLIRSELAERRPVDDLEKLTKMVRNADILCTARSAGQLVGIARSMTDFAHATYLADLAVDQAFQKQGIGRELIARTHEVAGKHTILLLLAAPKAASYYPHVGMEKHDSCWIIPRE; translated from the coding sequence ATGATCGAGTACCTAGTCGAGCCGAATCTATCTGTCGATGAATACCGGGAAGTATTGATCCGCTCGGAACTGGCCGAGCGTCGTCCGGTCGACGACCTCGAGAAGCTGACCAAGATGGTCCGCAACGCAGATATCCTTTGCACGGCCCGCAGCGCAGGCCAATTGGTAGGGATAGCCCGCAGCATGACCGACTTCGCCCACGCGACCTACCTGGCCGATCTAGCCGTCGATCAGGCCTTTCAGAAACAAGGCATCGGTCGTGAACTGATTGCCCGGACCCACGAGGTCGCTGGCAAACATACCATTCTGCTACTTCTCGCGGCACCGAAAGCGGCCAGCTATTATCCGCACGTGGGCATGGAGAAACATGATTCTTGCTGGATTATTCCGAGAGAGTGA
- the ruvX gene encoding Holliday junction resolvase RuvX, giving the protein MSSQVPEIPEKGRIAAVDYGTVRIGVAITDPDRVLCSPLENYNRRSPSKDAQYFKELAELERIVLFVVGLPVHMSGDESQKSFEARQFGKWLYETTNVPVTFYDERFTTSMAKDMLQEAGLTKKRRKARLDMLSAQILLTAFLENPDRALGSISGLEDR; this is encoded by the coding sequence ATGAGCAGCCAAGTCCCTGAGATTCCGGAAAAAGGGCGCATCGCAGCCGTCGATTATGGCACGGTGCGTATCGGCGTCGCGATCACCGACCCCGACCGGGTGCTGTGCAGCCCTTTGGAAAACTATAACCGCCGCAGCCCTTCGAAAGATGCCCAGTATTTCAAGGAACTGGCAGAACTAGAGCGAATTGTTCTCTTTGTTGTTGGGCTGCCGGTTCACATGAGCGGCGACGAGAGCCAGAAGTCTTTCGAAGCACGCCAGTTCGGCAAGTGGCTCTACGAGACCACCAACGTGCCGGTAACGTTCTACGACGAACGCTTCACCACGAGCATGGCCAAAGACATGCTGCAAGAGGCAGGCCTTACCAAGAAACGCCGCAAGGCCCGTCTCGATATGCTGTCGGCGCAGATCTTATTGACCGCGTTTCTCGAGAACCCTGATCGTGCGTTGGGCAGCATCTCAGGGCTCGAAGATCGCTAA
- a CDS encoding UDPGP type 1 family protein, translating to MKSESTMSSQQELVKQLNDAGQTEMAQYLAVCEAGIAQKLAAQLEQIDLEELAEIAGEQTSEESPRDYTKLQPPKAVRLKDQDDPSKIAAAREVGEQLLKEGKVAALLVAGGQGSRLGFDHPKGMFPVGPVTGNTLFQIHLEKIVARSRRYGKAIPLYLMTSPATHDETIEFLDKHDRFGMAKEDLYIFCQGTMPAIDKETNQLLLAEPDQLALSPDGHGGMLAALVKSGCLEDMNQRGIEQIYYFQVDNPLADVCEPEFLGLHHQADSEMSTQVVAKKLPEEKLGILAELDGQLQLVEYSELPAEQAAETIEDGTLKHWAGNIAVHGVKKSFLQRMSTQAGSLPWHKAIKKVPYVSAAGDTIAPESPNAIKFERFIFDLLPQAQNPMVVEVDPALRFAPVKNADGAPSDTPQAAKDALCAVHRSWLKQCGVECAEDRKIEISPLTALDADQLKEKLESQPELAKADYIND from the coding sequence GTGAAATCGGAGAGTACGATGTCGTCGCAGCAGGAACTTGTGAAACAACTCAACGACGCCGGCCAAACAGAAATGGCCCAATATCTTGCCGTTTGTGAAGCAGGAATCGCTCAGAAGCTGGCCGCTCAACTCGAGCAAATCGACTTAGAAGAGCTGGCTGAAATCGCAGGGGAACAAACGTCAGAAGAAAGCCCTCGAGATTACACCAAGCTGCAGCCCCCCAAAGCCGTCCGTCTAAAAGACCAAGACGATCCGAGCAAAATCGCAGCGGCTCGCGAGGTTGGTGAGCAACTTCTCAAAGAAGGAAAAGTCGCCGCACTACTGGTCGCCGGCGGCCAAGGCTCGCGTCTAGGATTCGATCACCCCAAAGGCATGTTCCCCGTTGGTCCGGTCACTGGGAATACGCTCTTTCAGATCCACCTGGAAAAGATCGTTGCTCGCAGTCGTCGCTACGGCAAAGCCATCCCGCTCTACTTGATGACCAGCCCAGCCACGCACGATGAGACGATTGAGTTCCTCGACAAGCACGATCGCTTCGGCATGGCAAAGGAAGACCTATACATCTTCTGCCAGGGCACCATGCCAGCGATTGACAAGGAAACCAATCAACTGCTGCTCGCTGAGCCCGATCAATTAGCCCTCAGCCCTGATGGACACGGCGGGATGCTGGCTGCCCTGGTTAAAAGCGGCTGCCTGGAAGACATGAATCAGCGCGGCATCGAGCAGATCTATTACTTCCAGGTCGATAACCCACTCGCCGACGTGTGCGAACCAGAGTTCCTCGGCTTGCACCATCAGGCCGACAGCGAAATGTCAACGCAGGTTGTTGCCAAGAAGCTGCCCGAAGAGAAGCTTGGCATCCTGGCCGAACTCGACGGACAACTGCAACTGGTCGAATATAGCGAGCTTCCTGCCGAGCAGGCCGCCGAAACGATCGAAGACGGAACGTTGAAGCACTGGGCCGGTAACATCGCGGTGCACGGTGTGAAGAAATCGTTCCTGCAGCGCATGTCCACCCAAGCAGGCAGCTTGCCATGGCACAAAGCGATCAAGAAGGTCCCTTACGTCAGCGCAGCCGGAGATACCATCGCCCCAGAATCACCGAACGCCATTAAGTTCGAGCGATTCATCTTCGACCTACTACCCCAAGCCCAGAACCCGATGGTGGTGGAAGTCGATCCCGCTTTGCGATTCGCACCGGTAAAGAATGCCGACGGTGCTCCGTCCGATACACCTCAAGCCGCCAAGGATGCGCTGTGTGCGGTTCACCGCTCATGGCTGAAGCAATGTGGCGTCGAGTGTGCTGAAGACCGTAAGATAGAGATCAGCCCGCTGACCGCCCTCGATGCCGATCAACTCAAGGAAAAGCTGGAATCCCAGCCAGAACTGGCCAAGGCCGACTACATCAACGACTAA
- a CDS encoding MBL fold metallo-hydrolase, protein MSQSPAPKPAKKNIVTRDIRGRLLFLGTGTSMGVPVVGCGCDVCQSTNPKNKRTRCSVIFGLPEGNLLIDTPPDLRTQLLATGIGIIHAVAFTHSHADHLFGLDDIRLFQFYIGHAVPIYCEANVDAKIRKVYDYAFSTEVQTHVGSRPALDMKEIGLNPFEVLGAKVTPIRLQHGPRFQVLGFRVGNVAYCTDVNHIPEESWAKLEGLDVLVLDALRPEPHPTHFSIEEAVEVAQKVGAKKTYFTHIACKLEHERTNAWLPEGMELAYDGLELPLT, encoded by the coding sequence ATGAGCCAGTCTCCCGCGCCCAAGCCAGCAAAGAAGAATATCGTCACGCGGGACATTCGCGGGCGACTTCTCTTTCTAGGTACAGGTACCTCGATGGGGGTGCCTGTGGTGGGTTGTGGCTGCGATGTCTGCCAAAGCACCAATCCAAAGAATAAGCGAACACGGTGCAGCGTTATCTTCGGCTTGCCTGAGGGGAATCTGCTGATCGATACGCCGCCTGACTTGCGGACGCAGCTTCTCGCCACCGGGATTGGCATCATTCACGCCGTTGCCTTCACGCACAGTCATGCCGATCACCTGTTTGGCCTCGATGACATCCGGCTCTTTCAGTTCTATATCGGCCACGCTGTGCCTATCTACTGCGAGGCCAATGTCGACGCCAAGATCCGCAAGGTGTACGACTATGCCTTCAGCACCGAAGTGCAGACCCATGTTGGTTCGCGGCCGGCACTCGATATGAAAGAGATTGGGTTGAATCCTTTCGAGGTGCTCGGAGCGAAAGTCACGCCGATCCGCTTGCAGCATGGTCCCCGCTTTCAAGTCTTGGGCTTTCGCGTCGGAAACGTTGCTTACTGCACCGATGTGAATCACATTCCCGAAGAGAGTTGGGCGAAGCTTGAAGGCTTAGACGTACTGGTCCTGGACGCCTTGCGACCGGAACCTCATCCGACGCATTTCTCCATTGAAGAAGCGGTGGAGGTTGCTCAAAAGGTTGGTGCAAAAAAGACGTACTTCACGCACATTGCCTGTAAGCTCGAGCACGAGCGAACCAACGCGTGGCTGCCTGAGGGGATGGAACTGGCTTACGATGGGTTGGAATTGCCACTGACGTGA